In Desulfarculaceae bacterium, the following are encoded in one genomic region:
- the amrS gene encoding AmmeMemoRadiSam system radical SAM enzyme, producing MHEAMLYEKLRKNKEVRCRLCAHKCLIEDGKRGICRVRQNQGGTLYSLVYGKPIAGNVDPIEKKPLFHFLPGSTSYSIATIGCNFQCGFCQNWDISQYTRETGGKIPGGGPDGTEVPPEQIVAAAKRSGCASIAYTYTEPTVYFEYAYECMKLAHAEGIKNVFVTNGFESEGCVEACQGLLDAANVDLKAMNHSFYLRECKAHLSPVLETLKRMHQAGIWLEVTTLLIPGKNDAPEELKKLARFIAKELSTEVPWHLSAYTPRYKYAEEERGPGRTPVKTLEMAMGIGLEAGLSYVYPGNVFGHDGESTKCPGCGSKIIPRRGYSVSDQVMKTGLCPDCAKPIAGVWTP from the coding sequence ATGCACGAGGCGATGCTCTACGAGAAGTTGCGCAAGAACAAGGAAGTGAGGTGCCGCCTCTGCGCCCACAAATGCCTCATCGAGGACGGCAAGCGGGGCATCTGCCGGGTGCGGCAAAACCAGGGGGGCACCCTCTACAGCCTGGTCTACGGCAAGCCCATCGCGGGCAACGTGGACCCCATCGAGAAAAAGCCGCTGTTCCACTTTTTGCCGGGCTCCACCAGCTACTCCATCGCCACCATCGGCTGCAACTTCCAGTGCGGCTTTTGCCAGAACTGGGACATAAGCCAATACACCCGCGAGACCGGGGGCAAGATTCCCGGCGGCGGGCCGGACGGGACCGAGGTGCCCCCGGAGCAGATCGTGGCCGCGGCCAAGCGCTCCGGCTGCGCCTCCATCGCCTACACCTACACCGAGCCCACGGTGTATTTCGAATACGCTTACGAGTGCATGAAGCTGGCCCACGCCGAGGGCATTAAGAACGTCTTCGTGACCAACGGCTTCGAGTCCGAGGGCTGCGTGGAGGCCTGCCAGGGCCTTTTGGACGCGGCCAACGTGGACCTGAAGGCCATGAACCACAGCTTCTACCTGCGCGAGTGCAAGGCCCATTTGAGCCCGGTCCTCGAAACCCTGAAGCGCATGCACCAGGCGGGCATCTGGCTGGAAGTGACCACGCTACTCATCCCCGGCAAGAACGACGCGCCCGAGGAGCTTAAGAAGCTGGCCCGCTTCATTGCCAAGGAGCTGAGCACCGAGGTGCCCTGGCACCTCAGCGCCTACACCCCGCGCTACAAGTACGCCGAGGAGGAGCGGGGGCCGGGGCGCACCCCGGTGAAGACCCTGGAGATGGCCATGGGCATAGGCCTGGAGGCGGGGCTGAGCTACGTGTATCCGGGCAACGTGTTCGGCCACGACGGCGAGAGCACCAAGTGCCCGGGCTGCGGCTCCAAGATAATCCCCCGCCGGGGCTACAGCGTGAGCGACCAGGTGATGAAGACCGGCCTGTGCCCGGACTGCGCCAAGCCCATCGCCGGAGTCTGGACCCCGTGA
- the era gene encoding GTPase Era, whose translation MHAGFVAIIGAPNVGKSTFLNQALGFKLAITSDKPQTTRHRLLGVHNLEGAQIVFLDTPGIHAAKTALNRRMVATAWEALAEVDAVLFMAEVSSKGMEEAAKLAPRLAALKTPVVLALNKIDLVPKKQALLPLLALASAWGEWKAVVPLSGLKGDGVDALVKELAACLPEGPPLFPEDTITDLPLRFLAAELIREKVFRLTSQEVPYGVAVTVDQYLEPPDEEHPVAITATIHVERSGHKGIIIGKGGAMIKKIGTQARQDLEKLVGQQVFLDLLVRVEPKWSRREQGLSKMGY comes from the coding sequence ATGCACGCAGGCTTTGTGGCCATAATCGGCGCGCCCAACGTGGGCAAGAGCACCTTTTTGAACCAGGCCCTGGGCTTCAAGCTGGCCATCACCAGCGACAAGCCCCAGACCACCCGGCACCGCCTGCTGGGGGTGCACAACCTGGAAGGGGCCCAGATCGTGTTTTTGGACACGCCGGGCATCCACGCGGCCAAGACTGCCCTGAACCGGCGCATGGTGGCCACCGCCTGGGAGGCCCTGGCCGAGGTGGACGCGGTGCTGTTCATGGCCGAGGTGAGCAGCAAGGGCATGGAGGAGGCGGCCAAGCTGGCCCCCCGCCTGGCCGCGCTGAAGACCCCGGTGGTGCTGGCCCTGAACAAGATCGACCTGGTGCCCAAGAAGCAGGCGCTGTTGCCCCTGTTGGCCCTGGCCTCCGCCTGGGGCGAGTGGAAGGCGGTGGTGCCCCTGAGCGGGCTCAAGGGCGACGGGGTGGACGCGCTGGTCAAGGAGCTGGCCGCCTGCCTGCCCGAGGGGCCGCCCCTGTTCCCCGAGGACACCATCACCGACCTGCCCCTCAGGTTTTTGGCCGCCGAGCTGATCCGGGAAAAGGTCTTCCGCCTCACCTCCCAGGAGGTGCCCTACGGGGTGGCCGTCACCGTGGACCAGTATTTGGAGCCGCCCGACGAGGAGCACCCGGTGGCCATCACCGCCACCATCCACGTGGAGCGCTCCGGCCACAAGGGCATCATCATCGGCAAGGGCGGGGCCATGATCAAGAAGATCGGCACCCAGGCCCGCCAGGACCTGGAGAAGCTGGTCGGGCAGCAGGTGTTTTTGGACCTGCTGGTGCGCGTCGAGCCGAAATGGTCTCGCAGAGAGCAAGGCTTGTCAAAAATGGGTTACTAA